From the Hymenobacter yonginensis genome, one window contains:
- a CDS encoding DUF4139 domain-containing protein: MRQYLRVFLLLLPGAAAAQTSTPLVPARPPLTSVVVYLNGTSLEHKGQVQLPAGLSRLVFDNLSAKIKSESLELQLGPAAELVSLDAADELPASPANQPALDSLRRTRDEIEQVEAELKGLEEEKVFLQANRTLPAGTQANWSAEVQKGATLLRTRTAAILRETQRLQLRQTELKKQATLLEPRTAKDPADRVVALVRTKQAGPVPLTVRYYVSSRMPWQPKLDIRADEAGRELRFDPHGMLRNQSGLAWQQVRLTIMNYALADDVSRPQLEPWALDFAGGDHIGEGRIDEFVVKGTAKGQPANVAQSTRYEVPEPITLAVGGRRDVSLPPLRLAARPEYLALPKLSDKVYLTAKATGWEGLHLPDDAAVYHKGGYVGQVDLNERAYNDSLEVTLGYDEQVVVSRTKLKDFSGKAGLSGKRRVQLAYELNVRNRHTEPIRIRIQDQIPVASEKEIEVKALEISGAQLDERTGRLTWVLTLAPGTSQRLGFSFQVDYPQDEKVEIIQHRATIKSPKFR, encoded by the coding sequence CCAGCGTAGTGGTGTACCTGAACGGGACGTCGCTGGAACATAAGGGGCAGGTGCAGCTGCCGGCTGGCCTGAGCCGGCTGGTATTCGATAACCTGTCGGCCAAAATCAAATCCGAGTCGTTGGAGCTGCAGCTGGGCCCGGCGGCCGAGCTGGTTTCATTGGATGCCGCCGATGAGCTGCCGGCCTCGCCAGCCAACCAGCCTGCCCTCGACAGCCTGCGCCGCACCCGCGACGAAATAGAGCAGGTGGAGGCCGAGCTGAAAGGGCTGGAAGAAGAGAAGGTGTTTTTGCAGGCCAACCGCACGCTGCCCGCCGGCACCCAGGCCAACTGGAGCGCGGAAGTGCAGAAAGGCGCCACCCTGCTGCGCACCCGCACGGCCGCCATCCTGCGCGAAACCCAGCGGCTGCAGCTGCGCCAGACAGAGCTAAAGAAACAGGCAACGCTGCTGGAACCCCGAACGGCCAAAGACCCTGCCGACCGGGTAGTGGCGCTGGTGCGCACCAAGCAGGCCGGGCCCGTGCCGCTCACGGTGCGCTATTACGTGAGTAGCCGCATGCCGTGGCAGCCCAAGCTGGATATCCGGGCCGATGAAGCGGGGCGGGAGCTGCGCTTCGATCCGCATGGGATGCTGCGTAATCAGTCGGGGCTGGCGTGGCAGCAGGTGCGCCTCACCATCATGAACTACGCCCTGGCCGACGATGTGTCGCGCCCGCAGCTGGAGCCCTGGGCGCTGGACTTTGCTGGCGGCGACCATATCGGCGAGGGCCGCATTGATGAGTTCGTGGTGAAAGGCACGGCCAAAGGCCAGCCCGCCAACGTGGCGCAAAGCACCCGCTACGAGGTGCCCGAGCCCATTACGCTGGCCGTAGGGGGCCGACGCGACGTCTCGTTGCCGCCCCTGCGGCTGGCGGCCCGCCCCGAATACCTGGCCCTGCCCAAACTCTCCGACAAAGTATACCTGACGGCCAAAGCCACAGGCTGGGAAGGCCTGCACCTGCCTGACGATGCGGCCGTGTACCACAAAGGCGGCTACGTGGGCCAAGTTGACCTGAACGAGCGGGCCTACAACGATTCCTTGGAAGTAACGCTGGGCTACGATGAGCAGGTGGTAGTGAGCCGCACCAAGCTCAAAGACTTCAGTGGCAAGGCAGGCCTGAGTGGTAAGCGCCGCGTGCAGCTGGCCTACGAGCTGAACGTGCGCAACCGCCACACCGAACCCATCCGCATCCGGATACAGGATCAGATTCCGGTTGCCAGCGAAAAGGAAATTGAAGTGAAAGCGCTGGAAATCAGCGGAGCCCAGCTAGACGAGCGCACCGGCCGGCTCACGTGGGTGCTGACGCTGGCTCCCGGCACCAGCCAGCGCCTGGGCTTCAGCTTCCAGGTCGACTACCCGCAGGACGAGAAAGTGGAAATCATCCAGCACCGTGCTACCATCAAGTCGCCGAAGTTCCGCTAG